The Sinomicrobium kalidii region GCCCGGAACAGTAGTTTTTCCGCTTCGGGCTTGTTCTGTTCCCGTATGGAGAGTTCGGCTTTTTCCACATAGAGTTTGGCGAGGTCCCTGGCAGTAAAACCCTGCTGTTTCAACGCCGGTTCCGCAAGGTTGAGGTATTCTTTTGCCTTGGTGATATGGCCCCGGCTTTTGGCCAGCTGCGCCATGTTCCGGTACATCTGCGGACTTGTTTGCGGATGGTTTTGTACGGCTCTTTGCAAAAAGGTTTCTGCTTTGTCATACGCTCCCAGGGCAAAATAGTTACTGGCCAGGTTGTTTAGTAATTCGGCTTTTTGCCCGGCTTTAAGGCCTGGTCGTTGTAAATGTTCTTCGATAAGCCGGACGGCAGTCCGGAAATTTCCCGTATTGTGATATACTACCGACAGATTGAGCACCCCCGCGGTTTCCTGCGCCCCGTTTCCCTGTTCCCGGGCCAGGAACAGGTATGATTTTATAGTGTTTTCGGCCTGGGCGAAATCTCCCGAAACCGTATAGAGGTTGCCGAGCGGTTTCAGGCAGAACTCAATAATGTCATAACCGGGGCGCTGATGGTTTTGGTAGTTTTGCCATGCTTTTTCATAAGAAGATATTGCTTTTCGAGGCATTCCGGATTTACGGTAATAATAACCCATATTGCAACGGAGGATCAGTAAGGCCATTTGCTCGTCCGGAGAGTCGGCACGGCCTGTAAAAACAGGGACTTTCCTTTCCAGTTCCCCGAGGAAACCTGCGGAGGGATTTTCGACCAGTTTATCTACCGCCCGGTAAATACTATCCGTAAGCTGGGCCCTGACAGTAAGGCTCAGTAAAAGAAAAGCGTATAAAAGGAGTGTTTTTTTCATCATACCTGTTAACTTTCCCCGCACCCGGAACATTCCGAGGGCTAAAATTTCCATATGGCATAGAGCTGTACCTGGCTGTGGGGACTGTTGAAATTATAGACATAACGTGCGCCGATGCTGGGGCCTATACGGGCAAAACCGACATTGAAGCCCGCAAAGATACCGGTCTGGAAATTGGCAAAGGCCGTTGTGGATTCGGTTTGTGTGACAAAATCCCTGGTATCGTCGCGAAAATTTACGCCTTCGGAGGGGATAAGCAGTGTGTATTCCCCTGTTGAGGTTATGCAATGTTTGCTGCTGAGGTCCGCCTTGAGTTGCAGACCCGTGCCTACGGCAAGAAAATTGTTGAGATTGTACCTGTAGGAAGCGGGAACGAGGTAAAGTGAAAGATTCCGGTATTCGTTCAGGGCATCAATAGCGTAGGAATCGACAAAACCATTTTCATTGACGGTCTCTTCCGTGAATTGCCGGAGCTTGTCAAAAGAACCCGCAGAGACCATGAGTTCGGCCTGGAGGTAGCCGCGATAAGACTTGTAGGGTGAAATGGTAATACCGGCAAAATATTCGCGATGGTTGTCGAGATCCGGGCTTATCATGTAACCCGCCTTGGCGCCAATGGAGATACCGGGGAGAAAACGGGTGGTGGCGTAATTGGTAATGACAGGTTCGTTCTTGTCGAAATAAATGGCTGTACGGCTTTTGGTTTTCTTTTTGTGAAAATCCTTTGCCAGTTTTATGCGGTATTTTACAAAACCTTTTGTGGAGTCGTATTCCTTGATATTTTTTTGTTCACTGCCCGGAAGATAGATGTTCTTAAAGGTGAAAATGGCCTTTTTGTCGGTAAAGGTAGTGTCGATACAGCTATATGTAATATTCTCTTCTTTCGGGCAAACGGGACATTCGGGATAGAGGTCTTCGATCTCCAGGGTGTTTTTGTCGAACATATCGGGAATATCGGTTTCCAGGCGTATGGTATTGGCAGGACCTTCGCCGTTGTTCTGAAACCTGATCTTAAAGCGGAAGGTCTTGAACCGTACCAGCCGATAGTTCATCACCGTGGCGTTGGATGACATTTTATTGGGATCGTGTGAAGTGACGATCTCCATTTCCATTTCCCTGACCTTGTGGTTGTCGTAGTTTTCATCCGGGACATAGATGCTTCTTACGGAGACAATAGCGCTGGTATCCTTGAGCATTTCCGGCGTAGTGCGCAGGGTGAAGAAAACGTTGCGTTCCTCTCCGGGCGACATGTGGTCGAACTCAAGAATGCTCCGGTCCTTGTAACGGGCTTTGGCCTCTTCCAGGGTAAGAGGCAGGTTTACCCTTTCGGTGGAGTCCTGCCATTTTTGGGTGAGGAATAAGGTGCCTTTTTCCGCAGAGGCCAGTAAGGCAGTTTCCCGGGAGATGTCCCCGGTGTATGCAAAACCGTCTTCACGGACGGACTTCTCTCCGTGATAGGTTCGCGTATCGGTGAGCTCAAAGTTTTTGTCCTTGTATTGCTGTTCGTTGTAAAAGAGGTAGATCTTTCCGCCGGTTACGTATGCTTTGGGATTTTTGTAGCTCAGGACAACTGCGATATCTTCTTCAGGAACAGGTTCCCGGTTGCGCTGCAGGCTCAGGTCGTCTTCAAGTGAAGCCCGGGCTTCATAAGTTTCCGTTACTTTGTCCACCTTTACCTTTTGCGGACGGGTGGCGGGTGTTTTGCCGTTGTCGTAGTGATTGGTGGCCCATAGGTTCACTTCGTATTCGCCTTCTTTTTTATACACGTGCCGGGGGTGTTCTTTCCTGCTGAAATTGCCATCCCCGAATTCCCAGAAATAGGAGTAATAGGCTTTCGGTGCTCCCGCGATCTGTATGAGCGGGGGAGGTTGGGGGATGAGTTCCACAGCGTTCCCGGATATGTTGTAATCAAAAGTAGCCGTACGTTGTACGCTGTCGGCAGATTGTTCTTCCTGTGCAAAGATGCAGCAGGAGGTGAGTATAAAAAGTAAGGAACCCGGAATTCGCATGTGGTTGGTTGTTTAATTAAAATAAAGGTACGAAAAGTGATGACATTTCAGTATCGCCGCTTTTCGGGATACTTCCTGTTCCGGAAGATCGTTGCTAATGGAAATGAGCCCTTTCTGCATTGGTTGCTTCCGTGTGTTCCCGGTAGGACTTAACGAATAGTTATTACTAAACATGTTCATGGTACTTTTCTGGTTTTGTATGGTTTTTATAAATACGGGGTTTGCCATGTATTGGAATTGTAACTTTATATCAACAGGGAGTTTTGATTGTTACCCCTTTTTTTATTTTTTTCTGGAAGTTGAAAAAAGCAGGTGTTATTCAGGAAGTTGAAGTCTATGGCAGTTCCCCGATCACGGATAGAAGTTCTTCCAGGGTAGCAGTCGTCGTTTCGCTGTAAGCAATGGTATAGACCTGGTTTTTTCCTGTGGTGACATTTTTTATGGCGTAGCGCCACAGCCCGCTATCTGCAGAGACAAATATGAGGTGTACTTCCCGGTCACGGGGAATTTGCCTGAACGGGTCTGAAAACACATTTGTTTCCGCATCAAAGGCCGGAAGTTGAGCCAATCCGTGTTTTTCACCGGAATAGGCGATATATACCGATGCGTTTTCCGCGTTATAGCCTTCGGTTACCAATACCCGTAAACCCGTTTTGGGTTCTGCAAAGTCACGGGGCCGGGCAATACCAACCCAGCCGGGACCACCGGAAAAAAAGGTGACGTAACGGTCGTTTTCCACAAAGAGTTCACCCTGGGGGTCGGGTTGCCAGATAAAAATTCCGTTGTCGTCTTCCATGCCGTTCCACAGGATCATGTCCTGATCCGGGCCTCCTGTGAGGGAAACGGGGACCTGTAATTGTGTACCGCAGTTGTTGGTGATTTGTTGTTCGTTTTGTATAATGTTTATGTAAAAAATCCCGCCCGATACCAGAAATGCCCTTTCTTCTGTTGCGGTCAGTCCTGTTGTGGGCTTGCCGGAAGCAAGCATATCACCATGGTTGTACAGTTCCGTGAATTGCAGGGTGACGTTTCCGGATACCGGTTCTCCTGCTCCAACAGAGAGGCAGCCCGGGGCGATCTGCAGCACAGTTCCGTTGTCTGATGTAAATGTTATACCTTCTTCTGCATTAAACTGTATTTCCTGCCGGGAAGTATTTCGGGCATTTTCCTGTATATCCGTGAACTCCAGGGGCGCGGGCGCTTCAAAGCTTGTTTCTTCTGCCGGGTCGTCACAGCAGGTATCCCGGTCACAGCCGGAGAGCATGAGCAGGGAGAGGAAAAGGAACGGAAAGGAGGCAGGTTTCATAACAGTACGGGTTTGGCCGGCTTCCCAAATGTAACAAAAAAGTTTTATCCCGAATGAGACAAAAGGGATAAGCGGGCAGTGAAAAATAGAGGTGACAGGGATATGATACGCCGTTATAAAAAAGAAAACCCCGCAAGCTGTGATCGAACGGAGCGGGGTTTTCTGCACTAACAAACCTAAAGAGCCGGATATATTTTTACGGCAACATGTTTATGGCGTTTACAAGATCTTCTTCGCTTCCCGTGGTCGTGTCTTCGAGTGCAAAGATGTAAATGTCGTTCTCGGCTACGGTTACCCCCTGGATGGCATAGCGCCACTGGTCGTCTTCTTCGGTGACGAAGATGACGTGCATTTCCAGTCCTACCGGAATTTGCCCGTAGTGTTCGGAAAAGGTACCGGTGTTGGCATCAAAGGTGTCCAGCTGGGCCAGGGCATTTTCCTCACCGTCGTAGGAAAGATACACGGCACAATTTTCATTGGTGAAACCTTCCGGTACCTGCACCTGCAAGGTGGTTTTCGGCCTCGGGTCGTTGTAAAAGCGATCTACGTTGGTCCAGCCGAATTCCCCAAAGAATGCGAAATACTGGTCACCTTCTGCAAATACACCCTCTTCCTGTCCGATGGCACCTTCCTCCCTTTCATCCCATACCAGGTTGCCGTCATCGTCTATGGTCCCTGCCCAAAGCGTCATATCCTGGTCGGGCCCTCCGGTCAGGTCTGCCGGGATCATCATCTGCATGTTGCAACCGGACTCCAGCGCTTCACCGTTTTGGGTGACATTTACATAGAATTCTCCCCCGGATATCAGAAGCGCTTTGTCACCTTCCGTAGTGAGCCCCACAGTAGGTCTGTTGGCAGGAAGCATATTTCCCTTTTCAAAAAGTTCGACATACTCCAGGTCCACTTCTCCGGTTACCGGATCGCCGTTCAGGGATAGACATTCTCCGGAAATGTTCAGGACTACCCCGTTATCCGAAGTAAAACTGATGCCGTCCTCCGCATTGAACTGGGCGGTTTGTACCCGGTCTTCCAGAGCAGCATCTCTCAGTGCATTAAACGCTTCGGCTGTGGGGGCTTCGAACGGAGGTTCTTCTATAGGTACGATCCCTTCGTCATCGCTCAGGGAACAGGCAGTGAACAGAAGTGTTGTCAAAACTAAGATCGCCAATGGTGTTTTTACATTTTTCATGATTTCTACTTTTTAATTAATATCTCGTTTTATCCTATATCCGCCCATCCTGTTATTTGTTACCCCCTTGCCCGGATTTATTTTCTTTCCTTTGTGTATCTCCGGCCTTTTGTGCGGGGAGCATGGATGGCAGTTATATCCCTATATCAAATAGCGGCTTATTTTGTTACCCCTCTGCAAAAACTTTTTTATTTTAGTCCGGTAATACTGTTTGCATGGCAGAAAAGAAGGTACATGAGGACCAGAAATATATAGATGGCCTGCTGAAGAACAATTCGATAGTCATACGGTCCATATACGAAAGGTTTGCACCGAAAGTGGTACGTTATATCCGAAACAATAGCGGGGATACGGGCGATGCGGAAGATATTATCCAGGAAGTCCTCGTTATTATATATAAACAGGCCAGGGACAAGGGACTGCAACTTAGCTGTCCTTTTGACGCTTACTTTTTTCTGCTCTGTAAAAGGCAATGGTTCAACGAACTGAAAAAATCTTCCCGGAAAGAGGTAACAAGAGAAGGTGAAAACGTATATAAGGACGAAGGGGCGGAAGCACTGGTCATGGAGACGGATATTTTCAATGAAAAAGAGAAACTTTTTACCGCGATGTTCGACCGGCTGGGAAAAGCCTGCAAGGAACTGCTGCAAACGTCATTCCGGTTAAAATCCATGGAAGAGGTTGCCGAAAAGCTGAACATATCCTATGCCTATGCACGCAAGAAGAAATCACTGTGTATCGGAAAGCTTACGGAAATGATACGCCAATCGCCCGGATATAAAAAAATAAAATCCTCCTGATGATGGAAGAGCGTGATTATATATTGTTTGAAGCCTATCTTTCGGGGGTAATTTCCCCGGAGGAAAAAGAGAAGCTTAAAATGAGGCTGGAAAAGGACGGGGAACTGAAAGCGTCCTTCGAGCTCTACAAAGAGACTTCCGCCCACCTGGAAAACAGGTTCGGAAAGGAAAAAGATACTATAGCTTTCCGGGAAAAGGTGTCCGGTATTTCAGAAGTGTATTTTCGTGATGCGCCGGGCAGGAAAAAAGGGTTCCGCAAATTGCGCCCGTGGCAGATGGTCGCGGCGGCCGGTGTGCTGGTGATCCTCGGTATTTTCTTATCGCGCAGGATGAGTGTTCCCTCTTATGACGACTATGCCGGTTACCCGGAAATTAGCCTGGCCGTACGCGGGGAAAGCAATACCGTTTTACTGCAGGCAGAGACCGCCTTTAACAACGGGGATTACGGGGAAGCGGCCACACTGCTCGGAGAAATAGTGAAAGGAGGCAATACCAATCCGGAAATACAACTGTATCGCGCTATTTCACTGGTAGAGCTCAACCGGTTCGGGGAGGCAGATGCCGTATTGGACAGACTTATGGATTCCGGTTCCGTAATCCGGTATGATGCCATGTGGTATGCGGCCCTGAGTAAACTGAAACAAAAGGACTTTTCGGCCAGTGCGGATATCCTGGAAAGAATACCCGAAAGTGCAGATCGGTACAAAAGGGCGCAAAAATTGCTTAAAAGACTGGAATAATAATCGTCTTTTCGGCAATACTTTTCGTTAGTCAAATCTTATAAACATATCCTTAAAGTTAAAAGTTACCCTGTTAAATTTTTTCATAAGGTCCTGGCCCAGGTTGCCGAGGTAGTGATTGTCCGGCTTCAGGGGTTCTTTTAATACCATAATGGAATCCATCCTGATCTCCCGGTTGCCGATCTCCGGTGTAAAGGTGATGTACATGCCCCTTTTGGTGATATTTCCGCCCGCACCGCCGATGCCCACCTCGGTTTCTTCATAAACGCTATCCAGCACTTTTTTGTTTTTCTCGTAGTACGTATCGTATAACATGCTGCCCATAGCCCCGGTATCCATGGTGTAGGTACCCCAGCCGCTTTTGTCTTTCAGGTATATTAAGGGGGTGAGGAAATCAATGGCCATGTTTTTTTCTGCTGAAGTTGTTTGTTGTCTCGGTACTATGAACCTGTTGTCCCTGGTGATCTGTATTTCCTTCATGGCTTCGATAACGGGAAAACCGATAATACCGTGAATCTGGTAGTCTATTTGCGGAAAGGCAAGCGCCTCATCGGGGAAAACCAGAAAAACCGCATTACGAATGATAAGACTGTCAAGGAAAAGTTCGGGAGCTATGGCTATCCGGGATTTTATTTCATGACCGGCTATGCCGTCTACGTTAACCGTACCGTCCAGGAGAATGAGGCCGAAACGTTGTGCGGCGGTCTCCGTGATTGTAGACAGGTTGGCCCCGGTATCAAGAACAAATTGTTGCTGCACCGTATCGCGGGAAACCAGAAGATTCTGGAGTTGTGCTTTGTCCCTTGTGATTTTCAGGTTTACGGTATTGTTGATCGCTATCTGTTGCTTGGGCTGATCTTTCAGGGCAGACCATATGACCAGGGTGTTTTTGTGGTCTTTTTCTTCTTCATCGGTGAGCCAGTCCGGATATTCGGAAATGAGACGTGCCAGAGCATCCCTGGCTTTTTCGTATTCACATAGCTTGGAATAATTAACATGTCCAATGGAAAGTATCCTGAATTTCAGACTGTCCGATATTTCAGAACCGTGCTCGTTCAGGAGGAGGTTCATTTTGTGGATGGACGAGTCCGGACGGTTAAAGACATTATTCAAAAAAACACCGGTTTTGAGCCTGTGGAGTTCGGAAAGATGGTTGAGGTTTTCCTTATATATTTTCCGGGCGCGGAAATAATCTTTCGCGTTGATCAGGGAGTCGATTTTAAGATAGATTTCTTCGCTACCTGCCTGTTTTACCTGGCCGTTGACTATTGTGGCGAGCAGCAGGAAAATGGTTGTTATTGTTCTGTAAACAGAATGTTCCGGGTTCATTTTCAGATTTTTAAAGGTTATCGATCGGATAAGCTAAAATTAGAAAATAAATCCGTAACCCGCGTGTTCTTCAGGTGTTTTTAATTTGTATAAAAGGCGTATATAAAAAAAATATAATCTTATTTTCCCGACCTGAATCCGGTTGCTTTCTTTTTCCCCGAAGCAAAATCGTAAGCTATGCCTGCCATACATCCCCAGGAAAAATACCAGAGCAGTTCGGTTAAGGGGACGTTTCCCAGGACGGTAGCCCCGTACGGTGTTCCGGAAAGCAATCCGTATGAATCCCAGTAGGTAGGCGATATGAGGTTAAAAATAATCGCATAAACCGGAATGATGATCAGCAGGGTAAGTATTCCGGAGACCAGTAAAGGTATCCACAGGTCTTTCCGGATAGAAGCCATTATGACTGAAAAGATGATAAAGGCGATGGAACTGACAAAAATGGAATTGAACCCCAGCCAGTTGTTAAAAAGAAAAAGCGCCCCGATCCCCGTCAGAAAAAGAAAGGCAAAGTGTTTTTTCCTGCGTTGTTCCCCGTTGGAAAAGGTTCTCCGGAAAACCACGTCATATACCGAGACGGCCAGGCCCGTAATGAAAAAACCGAACAAAAAATCTTCCGGGGAAACGGTGGCCAGACCTACTGAAGAAGGAGGACGCCAGTAATCGCGGAAATACCAGAATTCCGCGATCAATCCCGCAAGACCGCCCATTACACTTGCTTTTAACATTTTTCTTCTTAAATCGGGCCTGGAGCGAAAGAAAATAAGCCAGGGCACACATAAAAACACGGAAATGAACAAGTAGATGAATTGATCCATGGAAGGGTGATAATGGTTGGTTTAATGCCCGTAAAGTTAATAAATTCGTTTTATATCAGGGGATTTTCCATTTTTCAAAACCTGATAACAGTGTTGGGAGACGGCCTTTCCCGGTATTTTTCCTGCCCGGAATCCTTTTTTGCCGGTGTCCATGGTATTTTTCCGAAGCGGGAAAAATCTTTATAATAGCCGAGAAGGGTGAAACGTTCAAACAAAAAGGGAAGGCCTTCCGCGCCCAGAGGTGAATCGGTATCGGCTACGTGCAGGTGCAGGTGAGGCCCTGTGGACTGCCCGGTAAAACCGAGAGAAGCGATAACTTCACCTTTTTTGACTTTCTGTCCCGGTCTTACCCGGATGCTTCCCGGTTTAAGGTGTTCGTAAAATACGTAACGATCGTTACCGATGTTCAGGGATACGTAATTTCCGGTGGCTTTGCCCGCCGGGTATTTCGGGTGACCGGAAATGGTGGCACTTTCCGTAAAATCATCCCTGGCCGATGCTACCGTACCGTCTGCAACGGCAAGTACATCAACGCCGTATCCGTACCAGTTTTTAACCAGGTCTTTATCGCCTTTTACCAGTTTGCCTTCACTATCCGTTTGCATAAAGTCAATGGCAAAACGCCCGGGTATCCGTGCTTTTCCCTCCACGGTATAGAATACCCTGCGGTGCCCGCGTTCCCAGTCCGGGCTGTAGATCGCTACCCAGGGGCCGCCGCGTAACGGAGGACCGAGAACAATTGTTGTTTCCCGGAGGTCAAATGCCGGCCCCGTAAATGAAACCGGTTTGTTGGCTCTGTCCGGATGTATAAACTGAAAGTTGTGTACAAGTGTCTTATTTTTTACTCCGGCCGGCAGGGTAAACTCCATAAATATGACACTCGCTCCTCCCGGAGGTAATACATTGTCCGGGAGTTGCTTTGCCGTGTCTGTTGTTTTATGCCGAAACTGCCATTGGTCGCCTGTGATCGAGAAAACAGGAATGCTGTCTGCTTGTCCCCGGACTTCCAGTCGGGTGAACTTTACGGGGCTATCGGAGAAATTGGTGAGGTGCAGTTCGTAATAAATCGTGGGTTTTCCATCTATGGTAACAATTTCCGGCAGGTGCCCTATGCGTACATCCGGGGTTTGCACATATTCCTGTCCGGCTACCTTTTCCGTAAAAAGGATACACATCGAGAGGAACAGAAGTAGGGTAGCTAATGGTTTCATCAGTGCTTTTTTGTTATTTCTATGCTAATGTATTCATTATTTGGGTATTATCCGGTTACGATATCCTTTTTAACTTTTCTGGGGCTATTTTAAATTTATATATAAATCTCTGTGGTAAAATAAAGCCCATGACATAACAGATCACGGCTCTCTGAGTTTTTAAAAGCTCCTCCCTTCATCCCGATTGTCCCGATATCCATCGGGATCGGGAGAAGGGAGGTGGCACGACTTTAGTCGTGACGGAGGGTTTGAAATCCCAAACCATTGGATAAACAAAGTGTTTGGGTGCAATTCCCAGGGCTTGGGCTGGTCAAACTCCCCGTCCTGCACAGCAGGACATCCCTTATTTCTTATCCATTGTTCACGTTAACCCAATTAACTTTTTGTGAGTAACGGGACTGTCAATCTGTATACAAGGAACAACACACTTCCATGGCTGCAAGGAGGTCAATGATCTTTCGGATATTGATATGATACCCTTCTACACGGAGTATCCTGTCGCAATCTTCCAGGTCGAAATTGATATGCGTGTTGGGAAAATGATGTGACAATACGAGGATGCAACTGTCTGCCGTAGTGGCGTCGGTAACATCGGTTTTAAATATTTCTACGGTGGTGCGGGCAGTTCTCATCATACCTGTTTTCGGTGATGTGGTTCAGTCTAAAGTATAGCGGATACCGGCGTTCAGGTAGAGCGAATTTTTAAGGTCAAAATCGTAAAGGACGTTATCGTCCAGTTTATAGGTTTGGATCTGCAGTTCGTTGAATATGGAATATCCGCCCTCGGCAAAGAGGGAAAATGATTTCCCGATCTTGTAATGGTATCCCAGTCCGCCTATTACAGCCAGGTGTGACAGTCTGCTCTTTTCCTTTTCCTGGTCGGGAAGTACGGGTTTGCCGATATTGGCCAGCGTCCAGTCCAGTTTGGCAAAGGGTTGTATGGCACTGCGTTTGCTGAAGTTATAGTTGAGGTAAAAGCTGGGCACGCCCAGGTGATAGGACAGTTTTTCATTAACGATACGATAGTAAGAGACTACCCCGACGGGAAAACCGAGTTGCAGGTCGTAAGCCATGCCGAAGGAAAAAAATGCGGTGTGCTCTTTATTGGACATGGTGGCCACAACATAGGCGGTAAGGGTAAAATCCCTGAACTTCACCGC contains the following coding sequences:
- a CDS encoding retropepsin-like aspartic protease, yielding MNPEHSVYRTITTIFLLLATIVNGQVKQAGSEEIYLKIDSLINAKDYFRARKIYKENLNHLSELHRLKTGVFLNNVFNRPDSSIHKMNLLLNEHGSEISDSLKFRILSIGHVNYSKLCEYEKARDALARLISEYPDWLTDEEEKDHKNTLVIWSALKDQPKQQIAINNTVNLKITRDKAQLQNLLVSRDTVQQQFVLDTGANLSTITETAAQRFGLILLDGTVNVDGIAGHEIKSRIAIAPELFLDSLIIRNAVFLVFPDEALAFPQIDYQIHGIIGFPVIEAMKEIQITRDNRFIVPRQQTTSAEKNMAIDFLTPLIYLKDKSGWGTYTMDTGAMGSMLYDTYYEKNKKVLDSVYEETEVGIGGAGGNITKRGMYITFTPEIGNREIRMDSIMVLKEPLKPDNHYLGNLGQDLMKKFNRVTFNFKDMFIRFD
- a CDS encoding M23 family metallopeptidase, with amino-acid sequence MKPLATLLLFLSMCILFTEKVAGQEYVQTPDVRIGHLPEIVTIDGKPTIYYELHLTNFSDSPVKFTRLEVRGQADSIPVFSITGDQWQFRHKTTDTAKQLPDNVLPPGGASVIFMEFTLPAGVKNKTLVHNFQFIHPDRANKPVSFTGPAFDLRETTIVLGPPLRGGPWVAIYSPDWERGHRRVFYTVEGKARIPGRFAIDFMQTDSEGKLVKGDKDLVKNWYGYGVDVLAVADGTVASARDDFTESATISGHPKYPAGKATGNYVSLNIGNDRYVFYEHLKPGSIRVRPGQKVKKGEVIASLGFTGQSTGPHLHLHVADTDSPLGAEGLPFLFERFTLLGYYKDFSRFGKIPWTPAKKDSGQEKYRERPSPNTVIRF
- a CDS encoding tetratricopeptide repeat protein; this encodes MMEERDYILFEAYLSGVISPEEKEKLKMRLEKDGELKASFELYKETSAHLENRFGKEKDTIAFREKVSGISEVYFRDAPGRKKGFRKLRPWQMVAAAGVLVILGIFLSRRMSVPSYDDYAGYPEISLAVRGESNTVLLQAETAFNNGDYGEAATLLGEIVKGGNTNPEIQLYRAISLVELNRFGEADAVLDRLMDSGSVIRYDAMWYAALSKLKQKDFSASADILERIPESADRYKRAQKLLKRLE
- a CDS encoding RNA polymerase sigma factor, producing the protein MAEKKVHEDQKYIDGLLKNNSIVIRSIYERFAPKVVRYIRNNSGDTGDAEDIIQEVLVIIYKQARDKGLQLSCPFDAYFFLLCKRQWFNELKKSSRKEVTREGENVYKDEGAEALVMETDIFNEKEKLFTAMFDRLGKACKELLQTSFRLKSMEEVAEKLNISYAYARKKKSLCIGKLTEMIRQSPGYKKIKSS
- a CDS encoding DUF6268 family outer membrane beta-barrel protein; its protein translation is MKKLIAVAVLAGFNTGYAQMGDGLSVSSSLLSKNDRAGIHRSEFSFQKTIPVNEKGNSLILGARYIHSSFDFEDRRQSFPTSELERFHAASVKAGYLRILNSKWSLRAVAEPGVSSNFDGAVKFRDFTLTAYVVATMSNKEHTAFFSFGMAYDLQLGFPVGVVSYYRIVNEKLSYHLGVPSFYLNYNFSKRSAIQPFAKLDWTLANIGKPVLPDQEKEKSRLSHLAVIGGLGYHYKIGKSFSLFAEGGYSIFNELQIQTYKLDDNVLYDFDLKNSLYLNAGIRYTLD
- a CDS encoding PKD domain-containing protein: MRIPGSLLFILTSCCIFAQEEQSADSVQRTATFDYNISGNAVELIPQPPPLIQIAGAPKAYYSYFWEFGDGNFSRKEHPRHVYKKEGEYEVNLWATNHYDNGKTPATRPQKVKVDKVTETYEARASLEDDLSLQRNREPVPEEDIAVVLSYKNPKAYVTGGKIYLFYNEQQYKDKNFELTDTRTYHGEKSVREDGFAYTGDISRETALLASAEKGTLFLTQKWQDSTERVNLPLTLEEAKARYKDRSILEFDHMSPGEERNVFFTLRTTPEMLKDTSAIVSVRSIYVPDENYDNHKVREMEMEIVTSHDPNKMSSNATVMNYRLVRFKTFRFKIRFQNNGEGPANTIRLETDIPDMFDKNTLEIEDLYPECPVCPKEENITYSCIDTTFTDKKAIFTFKNIYLPGSEQKNIKEYDSTKGFVKYRIKLAKDFHKKKTKSRTAIYFDKNEPVITNYATTRFLPGISIGAKAGYMISPDLDNHREYFAGITISPYKSYRGYLQAELMVSAGSFDKLRQFTEETVNENGFVDSYAIDALNEYRNLSLYLVPASYRYNLNNFLAVGTGLQLKADLSSKHCITSTGEYTLLIPSEGVNFRDDTRDFVTQTESTTAFANFQTGIFAGFNVGFARIGPSIGARYVYNFNSPHSQVQLYAIWKF
- a CDS encoding lycopene cyclase domain-containing protein translates to MLKASVMGGLAGLIAEFWYFRDYWRPPSSVGLATVSPEDFLFGFFITGLAVSVYDVVFRRTFSNGEQRRKKHFAFLFLTGIGALFLFNNWLGFNSIFVSSIAFIIFSVIMASIRKDLWIPLLVSGILTLLIIIPVYAIIFNLISPTYWDSYGLLSGTPYGATVLGNVPLTELLWYFSWGCMAGIAYDFASGKKKATGFRSGK